Below is a genomic region from Pseudomonas sp. JQ170C.
GATTGCGGCGGTGCTTGCGGACCGCATCGCCCACATTAACCAGCAGGGGGGGATTCATGGCCGCCAGCTTGAACTGGTGAGCCTGGACCCCGGTCCCGACCAGGACAGTGCCGAGAAGGCCTTGAGGCAATTGCTGGTGCAGGACCCGGTGTTCGCCATGATTGCCCCCCTGGCCCCGGCACTGGAGTCGACCCTGGCCACACGCCTTGAACAGGCCAAAGTACCGTTGGTGGGGACCGCACCGGCATTGGCTGACAGTGTGCAGATCTTCGACCCCTTGCCGGGCTTGCGTGAACAGCTGCTGAGCCTGGCCGACTACGCCCAGGCCAACCTGGCCCTGGAGCAGGCCGACACACGGATTGTGTATGCCGACGAGGCGCAGGCAAGCCTGGCCCGCCACCTGGAGCATGCACTGCAGGATCGCGGCTGGAGCGATGTCCGGGCGCAGCCGCTCAATGCCTGGGGCGGGGAAGGGCAGGCGATTTTCTTCCTCGGCCAGGGCGACAGTTTTACCCGGCTGACCGCCGCGTTGAAGCAGGCCGGCCACACGCCGTACCTGTTCGCCGTTTCAAGCCAGGTGGCCGGGCAGCTGCCGCAGGTGCCCGATGCCTGGTCGCGGCGGGTCTTCCTGGCCTATCCCTTTGTACCCGGCGATTGGACGGCGACCGGTCGCGAAGCGCTGAGCGCCCTGCGCCAGCGCCAGGGCCTGGATGGGCGCCAGGGTGTGTTGCAGGTGAGCACCTGGTGCGCCATGCAGCTGCTCAGCGATGCGCTCAAACGCATCGGTCGCGATGCCAGCCGGGAGAAGCTGGTACTGGCGCTCGAAAGCCTGCATGACGTGCAGACCGGCCTCACTCCACCTTTGGGCTTCGGCCCGGGGCGCCGCCAGGGTCTGGCGGGCGCTCACGTTGTCACCCTGGAAATGCCCGGCCCGGTATTCCGCCCGGTTGCCGCCTATCGGCCCGTCGTCGAGGTGAATTCGCCATGAAACTGCTCGGTCTGTTGTTGTGCCTGTTGGCCTTGCCGCTGCAGGCGCAGGAAGGGCCGCCCGCGGCCCTGGTCAATGGCGTGGCCATCAGTCAGTTGCGCCTTGATCGCTATTTCACCGAATACCTCGAAGACCGCGGGCGGGCGCTGACCAGCATTCGCAACCCCAGCGTGTACAAGCGTCTGCGCGACCAGGCCCTGAACGACCTGATCGACAAGGAACTGCTCTGGCAGGAAGCCCAGCGCCAGGGCGTGACGGTCAGCGACGCCGAGGTCAACGCACAGGTCGAGCAACTGCGCCAGGCCTTCGGCTCGTCCCAGACTTTTGAACAGCGCCTGGCCGATGCCGGGTTCGATACCACCAGCTTTGCCGCCTACACCCGCCATGAACTGGCCGCACAACGGGTCTTCCTGGCCGCCACGCAGGTGCCCGAGCCCGATGCTGCACAGGTAAAAGCTTTTTATCTGGCGAACGAGAATTCTTTTCAAGCACAGCAGAACCAAAGCGCCAGCAACCCTGTCGAAGCTGAGCAGGGACTGGCACTGGCAAAATCCATCCTGATCGATCAGCAACAGGCGCAGGCGCGCCACGCCTTGCTACAGCGTCTACGAGACGCCGGGCAGGTGCAGAAACTTGACTGACGACTGACTTGACCCCCAATGTTGGGGACATCAGTAGGGCAAAGTGCCAGCCGGTCCCCGGCATTGGGGGGAGGGCGCGGGGTACATTTGCGTCTACGCTTAAAGAATCAACGACATAGCACAGTTAATAGCGCCGTCTCATGTCTGGCACGAAGCATGCGTAAGCCTGTATAAGGTCGCACTTCGCCAGACCGGGAAACCGGGCCTGTGGTGCTTCGAGGAGTCGACCTTGGTTAACACAGTATTGGTAGTCGATGACGAACAGACCCTTGCGGGCAATATCCAGGCGTACCTGGAAGCGCAAGGCCTGAACGTCCATGTTGCCTACGACGGGGAAACGGCCATCGGCGAAGCCGAACGCACCCAACCCGACGTGATAGTGCTCGATTATCGCTTGCCCGACATGGAGGGGTTTCAGGTACTGGAGACCGTGCGTCAACGCAGGGACTGTCATTTCGTGCTGATCACCGCCCATCCGACCGCCGAGGTCCGTGAGCGTGCAACCCAGCTAGGCGTCAGTCATATCCTGTTCAAGCCTTTTCCACTGACGGAACTGGCCCGCGCAGTCTTCGACCTGATGGGCATCAAGCGTGAAGAGAAGGGCACCGGCAACACGGACACAGGGTTTGTCGAACGACGCCAGAGCAGGAGTGAAAGTTTCCCCCTGCAGTTGTTCGATGGTAGTTGGGTGCTGGCAGACCGCCGCCGTAACGGCGCAAGGCCTCCAGAACCGGACGAGGACCAACTGCTCACCGGGGAGTAATGCGCGAGCAAACCTGAACCTGGCTTGCCGCGCTCCGCGCTGGAGAGCAAGCCATGGAAACCTTGTCGCTCGCTGTAGTCCCCGCCCAGGCTTCGCTGCCTGTGCCCCTGGGGCGCGAGTTACTGGCTCAAGCCCGAGCCACCGCTGAGCAGAGTGCCGAACGCCTGATCGACACCCTGCAACGCTTGAGCGGTCTGGCCCCTGCCGACTTTGTCGCCGCCCTCGGCACCACCCTGCATTACCCGGTACTGGACGGCCAGGCGCTGTTCGCCGCCACCCCGCTGTTCGACCGCGTCAGCCTGGCCCAGTGCCTGAAGCGCGAATTCATCTTCCTGGAACACGACGGCCAGGCGCTGGGCGTGTTCGCCGACCCCTTCGACACCGCCCGTCTTGCCTGGATCGACGAATGCCTGCAAGGCGCGCCGCTGTACCTGGTGCAAGCAGCCGAGCTGACCGGCTTTCTGGCCCGCCACGAAGAAAGCTTCCATGCCGTCGACTCGCTGGATAACGACAGCGAGGCGGTCGCCGAGCTGGACACCGTGCAAAGCCTGTCGCTGGCCAGCATCAGCGAAGACCAGAGCCGGGTGGTCAAACTGGTCAACTCCACCCTCTACGACGCCCTGAAGATGCACGCCAGCGACATCCACCTGGGCGTGACCGGCAGCGGCCTGGTGATCAAGTACCGTATCGACGGCGTGCTCAACAGCATCAGCAAGGTCAGCGGCAGCGAGTTCGCCGAGCAGGTGATCTCGCGGATCAAGGTCATGGCCGAGCTGGATATCGGTGAAAAGCGCGTCCCCCAGGACGGTCGCTTCAAGATCGGCATCAGCGCCCGGCAGATCGACTTTCGTGTGTCGATCATGCCGAGCATCTTCGGCGAGGACGCGGTGCTGCGGGTGCTCGACAAACAGGACCTGGCCGACCGCGTCAGCGGCGTGCAGCTCCAGGCCCTGGGTTTTGAAGACCATACCCTGCGCAGCCTGCGCCGGCTGGCCAACGAACCCTATGGCATGATCCTGGTCACCGGCCCCACCGGCAGCGGCAAGACCACCACCCTCTACGCCATGATCAGCGAGATCAACCACGGCGTAGACAAGATCATCACCATCGAAGACCCGGTCGAGTACCAGTTGCCGGGCGTGCTGCAGATCCCGGTCAACGAAAAGAAGGGCCTGACCTTCGCCCGTGGCCTGCGCTCGATCCTGCGTCACGACCCCGACAAGATCATGGTCGGTGAGATCCGCGACCCGGATACCGCGCAGATCGCCGTGCAATCGGCCCTGACCGGCCACCTGGTGTTCACCACCATCCACGCCAACAACGTGTTCGATGTGATCGGCCGCTTCAGCCAGATGCAGGTCGACCCCTACAGCTTTGTTTCCGCCCTCAACGCCGTGCTGGCCCAACGCCTGATCCGCCTGGTGTGCCCGCACTGCGCCGCGCCCCATCACCCCGACGACGAGGAACTGAGCCTCTCGGGGCTCGAAGCCGGGCAGGTCGGTGACTACCACTTCGTCCACGGCAAAGGCTGCGGCCAGTGCCGGGGCAGCGGCTATCGCGGCCGTACCGCCATCGCCGAACTGCTGCACCTGGACGACGAACTGCGGCAAATGATCGTTGAACGTCGCCCCCTGGCCCAGATCCGCACCCTGGCCTGCCAGCGCGGGCTGCGCCTGCTGCGCAGCTCGGCACTGGAGCTGGTGCGCGATGGCCGGACCACCTTGGAGGAGATCAATCGTGTCACATTTGTCGCCTGATCGTTTCGTCGCCGTGCTTGGCGCCCAAGGCGTCGGCCTGTCCCGGCTCCAAGGCCAGGCACAACAGTGGCTGGGCAGCCTGGGCTTTATCGCCGAGCGCAGCCAGGCCGCCACCCAGGCCCTGGATACCCTCCACAGCCTGCTCAGCGAGCAACGCTGCAAGGGCGCGCAGCTGCAACTGCTGCTGTCGGCGCAGTACTGCCGCTTTTGCCTGGTGCCCTGGAGCGCCGCCATCAACCGCCCGGATGAACTGCACCACTATGCACGGGCCTGCTTTGAAGCCCACTACGGCCAGAGCCTGGACGGCTGGCGCCTGGTGGTGTCGCCGGAAAGTGCCGGCAGCGCCCGGATTGCCACCGCCGTGCCCGAAGCCCTGCTGCAACGCCTCAACGACCACTGCCGCGCCCTGGGCTTGCGCCTGCGCTCGGTGCGCCCGTACCTGATGGCGGCCTACAACCGCTTTGCCGAGCAACTGGGGCAGGGCGACTTCCTGTTCGTGCTGGCCGAGCCACAGCGCAGCGTGTGCCTGCTGGCACAGAACGGTAACTGGCAGCAGGTGACCGCCCAGGGCAGCGGTGATAGCGACGCGGCGCTGCAGGCGCTGATCGCCCGCCAGTGCGAACTCAATGCCAGCGAGCGCGAGTTGCCGGTGTTCCTGCATGCCCCGGGCCGCGTGGAGCAACCCCCGGCGCTGGACGGCGTGCAGCTGTGTGCTCTGACTGAACCGGACGGTGACGTGCTGTGCAGCATGTCCCGGGCGGTGGCCTGACATGCGCCGCCTGGAGCTGGATTTCCAGCCACGGCGCACGGGCCTGGGCGCCTGGGCGCTGCTGCTCGCCGGTGCCAGCCTGGTGCTCGGCGCAACGTTGCTGCAGCAAGGTTTCGGCCAGCAGCAGGAGGCCCTTGAGCAGCAGTTGCAGCAGGTCGAACGGCAACTGGGCAAGCGTCCGGAAGCAGTCACTTCGTTGACCCCGGCACAAAGCCGCGAGCAGACCGAGAAACTGGCCCAGATGCGCAGTGTCTCGCAGCAACTGCAACGCCCCTGGGAGCGCCTGTTCAACATGCTCGAAGGCTTGCCCCAGGACGACGTGGCATTGCTGACCCTGACCCCGGACGCCCGTAAAGGCCAGGTGCGCATCAGCGCCGAGGCCCGTGACCTGGAAGCGATGCTGGCCTTTCACAAACGCCTGGAAGCCAGTGGCGAGCTGCGCGATGTGTCGCTGCTCAACCACGAAATCGTGGCCAAACAGCCCGAGCATCCGGTGCAGTTCAACTTGTCGGCCACCTGGGAGATCGGCAATGCGCATCCCTAGCCTGATTCTGCACGAACGTGCGCAGCAGCTCGGCGTGGTCGGCCTGGCCGGTGGCGCGCTGGTGGTGCTGGCCTTGCTCTACGGCGCGCTCGCCGTGCTGCCGCAGTGGCAGCAGGTGCAAGACCTTGAAGTGCGCACCGAGGACGCCCGCGACCAACTGCGCCAGCTCAAGAGCGGCACCCTGAAGCTGCCGCAGATGCCCCAGCACGAACTTGAGGACTTTCACAAGCAGCTACCGGCCCAGCCCCAGGCCACCGTGGCCATCGACCGCATCTACAGCCTGGCCAAGACCGAACGCATCAGCCTGTCCCGGGGCGAGTACGCCCTGGGGGTGGATCCGAAGACCCAACTGGCGCGCTACCAGATTCTCCTGCCGGTGCGCGGCAGCTATCCGCAGATCCGCCGTTTTGTCCATGCCTTGCTCGGTCAACTGCCGGCCCTGGTGCTCGAAGACGTCGACCTGCAACGCAAGAAGATCGGCGACAGCGAGCTGACCGGCCGCCTGCGTATGACCCTTTACCTGTCGAGGTCATGATGAACACTCAACGCCGCCTGGCCTGGCTGGCCTTCCTCGGATCTGCTGCCGTACTGGCCTGGGCACCGGGGTACTTTTTCGACGATGAAGCCGCCGATACCGGCGCCACCGTCGCGGTCGCCGACAAGGCCCAGGCCACTGTCGCCGACGCCGCTGGCAGCGCCGCCAAGCCCACCAGCCTCAAGCCACGGGACCTGTTCCCGAGCAAGAGCTGGAAGCCGGCCGTGCAGATGGCCACCGTCACCGAAAAACCGGCAGTGGTGGCCCCCGTGGTGGCGGCGCCCACGGCACCGGCGCTGCCGTTCCAGTTCGTCGGCCGCCTGCACAACCTTGAAGATGAGCAGGTGTTCCTGCAAAGCGGTGAAAAGCTCTACGTCGTACGTCGCGGTGATGTGATCGACGACATTTATCGGATCGAGCAGATCTCCGCCACGGAGCTGAGCCTGGTCTACCTGCCATTGCACCTGTCCCAGACCTTGTCTGTAGGGAGCGCACCATGAATTCGTCCAGGTTGTGCAACAAAGCGCCATTTTTGATGCTTGCACTGTGCGTCGCCCTGGCCGGCTGCGGCACGACTGCCGCACGCAAGGATGGCCAGGCGCTGATCAATGAAGGGCAATACGAAGCCGGCATCGCCCGGCTTGAAGAAGCCCTCAAGGAAGATCCGCGCGACACCGAGTTGAACATCGCCCTGATGCAGGGCCGCAAGCAGTCGGTGGAAGAGCTGCTGGCCAAGGCCGACAGCGACCGCAGCCACCACGACTTTGCCGGGGCGCGCATGGGCTACGGCCGGGTGCTGACGCTGGAGCCGAACAACCGCCGCGCCCAGGACGCCGTGCGCCAGATCGAGCAGATGCGCAACCTGGGCGAGCGGGTTGCCCTGGGCCAGGCGGCGCTGCGCAGCGGCGACCTGTTCGGTGCCGAACGGCACATGCGTGAGGTGCTGCAACTGGACCCGCAGAACGAAGCCGGCCTGGCCCTGCGCAAGGACATTGAACTGGTACAGAGCCGCACCGCCCAGCCCAACCCGCAACTGCAGACCAAACTGGAAAAACCGGTGACCCTGGAGTTTCGTGACGCCA
It encodes:
- a CDS encoding cytochrome c/ABC transporter substrate-binding protein produces the protein MNVVLRAGALVLMLAASVQALALDLSPAELAGKRLYREGLSSSDAQVSARVGAADMLVPASVVPCASCHGADGLGRAEGGVRPPVLSWQRLAMGQQLRQANGRYYPAYTEASLARAIQEGRDPGGNQLDPAMPRFVLSMADQRNLNAYLKRLADDRDPGVEEQTLRLGTLLPTQGPLAGSAKVIAAVLADRIAHINQQGGIHGRQLELVSLDPGPDQDSAEKALRQLLVQDPVFAMIAPLAPALESTLATRLEQAKVPLVGTAPALADSVQIFDPLPGLREQLLSLADYAQANLALEQADTRIVYADEAQASLARHLEHALQDRGWSDVRAQPLNAWGGEGQAIFFLGQGDSFTRLTAALKQAGHTPYLFAVSSQVAGQLPQVPDAWSRRVFLAYPFVPGDWTATGREALSALRQRQGLDGRQGVLQVSTWCAMQLLSDALKRIGRDASREKLVLALESLHDVQTGLTPPLGFGPGRRQGLAGAHVVTLEMPGPVFRPVAAYRPVVEVNSP
- a CDS encoding SurA N-terminal domain-containing protein — protein: MKLLGLLLCLLALPLQAQEGPPAALVNGVAISQLRLDRYFTEYLEDRGRALTSIRNPSVYKRLRDQALNDLIDKELLWQEAQRQGVTVSDAEVNAQVEQLRQAFGSSQTFEQRLADAGFDTTSFAAYTRHELAAQRVFLAATQVPEPDAAQVKAFYLANENSFQAQQNQSASNPVEAEQGLALAKSILIDQQQAQARHALLQRLRDAGQVQKLD
- a CDS encoding response regulator; translated protein: MVNTVLVVDDEQTLAGNIQAYLEAQGLNVHVAYDGETAIGEAERTQPDVIVLDYRLPDMEGFQVLETVRQRRDCHFVLITAHPTAEVRERATQLGVSHILFKPFPLTELARAVFDLMGIKREEKGTGNTDTGFVERRQSRSESFPLQLFDGSWVLADRRRNGARPPEPDEDQLLTGE
- a CDS encoding GspE/PulE family protein, yielding METLSLAVVPAQASLPVPLGRELLAQARATAEQSAERLIDTLQRLSGLAPADFVAALGTTLHYPVLDGQALFAATPLFDRVSLAQCLKREFIFLEHDGQALGVFADPFDTARLAWIDECLQGAPLYLVQAAELTGFLARHEESFHAVDSLDNDSEAVAELDTVQSLSLASISEDQSRVVKLVNSTLYDALKMHASDIHLGVTGSGLVIKYRIDGVLNSISKVSGSEFAEQVISRIKVMAELDIGEKRVPQDGRFKIGISARQIDFRVSIMPSIFGEDAVLRVLDKQDLADRVSGVQLQALGFEDHTLRSLRRLANEPYGMILVTGPTGSGKTTTLYAMISEINHGVDKIITIEDPVEYQLPGVLQIPVNEKKGLTFARGLRSILRHDPDKIMVGEIRDPDTAQIAVQSALTGHLVFTTIHANNVFDVIGRFSQMQVDPYSFVSALNAVLAQRLIRLVCPHCAAPHHPDDEELSLSGLEAGQVGDYHFVHGKGCGQCRGSGYRGRTAIAELLHLDDELRQMIVERRPLAQIRTLACQRGLRLLRSSALELVRDGRTTLEEINRVTFVA
- a CDS encoding PilN domain-containing protein; amino-acid sequence: MRRLELDFQPRRTGLGAWALLLAGASLVLGATLLQQGFGQQQEALEQQLQQVERQLGKRPEAVTSLTPAQSREQTEKLAQMRSVSQQLQRPWERLFNMLEGLPQDDVALLTLTPDARKGQVRISAEARDLEAMLAFHKRLEASGELRDVSLLNHEIVAKQPEHPVQFNLSATWEIGNAHP
- the pilO gene encoding type 4a pilus biogenesis protein PilO — encoded protein: MRIPSLILHERAQQLGVVGLAGGALVVLALLYGALAVLPQWQQVQDLEVRTEDARDQLRQLKSGTLKLPQMPQHELEDFHKQLPAQPQATVAIDRIYSLAKTERISLSRGEYALGVDPKTQLARYQILLPVRGSYPQIRRFVHALLGQLPALVLEDVDLQRKKIGDSELTGRLRMTLYLSRS